In one Vanessa tameamea isolate UH-Manoa-2023 chromosome 10, ilVanTame1 primary haplotype, whole genome shotgun sequence genomic region, the following are encoded:
- the LOC135193470 gene encoding activating signal cointegrator 1 complex subunit 2 homolog — translation MFVLKGMLLSALCALAYSQNYGPTTTPVPILKQINRQNDDGSYSYGYEAADGSFKIETKYPSGDVAGKYGYVDESGKVREVSYGASSQRGFEPEGTGIMVPPPTLHDPSTNALTDGQEDDGQYREDPRIYEDPKYNGRAQARPSAVRQYKQPVQPQASFQSSFQSQPQPTYQQQQYQPQQYQPQPQYQQPQPQYQQPQPQYQQQQYQPQQPSYTQQSSLFSQSPQQFPQERPQSQVYHQQPQFSYQAYTPQPYQNQNYQSQNYQTQNYNPFNGHPAQNFDPNTGSYSINFTG, via the exons ggAATGTTGCTGTCCGCGCTCTGCGCGTTAGCATACTCGCAAAACTACGGCCCGACGACGACCCCGGTGCCGATCCTGAAGCAGATAAATAGACAGAACGATGATGGATCATACAGCTATGGTTACGAAGCCGCGGACGGTTCTTTCAAGATTGAAACGAAATATCCAAGTGGTGACGTCGCCGGCAAATACGGATACGTAGACGAAAGCGGAAAAGTTCGCGAAGTGTCATACGGCGCGAGTAGCCAACGAGGATTCGAGCCCGAAG GCACTGGCATCATGGTACCACCACCTACATTACACGACCCATCAACAAACGCCTTGACCGATGGCCAAGAAGACGACGGCCAATACCGAGAGGACCCGAGGATCTACGAAGACCCAAAATACAACGGCCGAGCCCAAGCGAGACCCAGTGCTGTGAGACAGTACAAACAACCAGTCCAACCTCAAGCTAGCTTTCAATCGAGCTTCCAGTCCCAACCCCAGCCCACGTACCAACAACAACAGTACCAACCGCAGCAATACCAGCCACAACCCCAGTACCAGCAACCACAGCCCCAGTACCAGCAACCACAGCCCCAGTACCAACAACAACAATACCAACCTCAGCAGCCTTCTTACACGCAACAAAGCAGTCTTTTCAGTCAGTCTCCACAACAGTTTCCCCAAGAGAGACCTCAGAGCCAGGTCTACCATCAGCAGCCCCAGTTCTCGTACCAAGCGTACACACCCCAACCTTACCAGAACCAGAACTACCAATCTCAAAATTACCAAACCCAGAATTACAATCCCTTTAATGGTCACCCAGCACAAAACTTCGACCCCAACACAGGATCATACTCTATCAATTTCACTGGTTAG